The DNA region CCCAAAAGTGGTATAACGAGTTTAATGGCAAGGTTGGACCAGGAAGCTCCGCCGGCTGCGGTGTCGCCGATACGTCATCACTGACCGCAACTGCGAAATCGTATGCTTGGCCCGACTATCGAGGTCTTACCATCGTCGCCAAGCCCGAGTATGTGACGGCACTCAATAAAGCACGGTCGGAAAGACGCTATATTGGAGGAATCAGTTACCCGGGAATCGACTGTGGTGGTTTTGTAACAACCGTCATGTACGACTCTGGTTTCGAAAAAGCCTACAATTCAAATGCTCGCGGCGGAGCAACTCCCGCGCAAAAAGCATGGCTTGATAAAAACTGGACTAACCTTGGGAATGGCGCTTCTATAAACGTCGGCGACCTTCGGGCGGGAGACGTTGCAATGCTTCCTGGCCACACATATGTCTATGTTGGAGACAAAGGCAAAAAGCCGGAAGGATTTGATAGCGTCATCGCCTCAGCATCGCTTGACGAGCGCGCTCCAATGGCTGGACGTGAGAAAATTACCGCATCCGACACGACATGGTATCGAAAGAAATAGGAGGAATATGACACCGACATTGTTTACACGACACAGAATACTCATTATCAGCCTTCTGGTTATAGCTGTCATCGTCATACCTGTTTTCTACTTTGTTTACACATCGATCGAGAGGGCTGGAAAAACCCAAGTGACGCTTATCGCGCTTCCGGAAGACGCTTCACTTACTATCGATGGCAAACCGACAGGTCCAGGAACGCTCTACCTTAAGCCCGGCTCTTATACCATCAAAGGCGAGAAGAATGGTTTTACAACCTACGAGCACAGAGAAGTCATCGAAAACGATAACCGAACGATCACCGTAGTCCTCAACCCTGTTTCAGATGAAGCAAAAAAATGGACACAGCAGAATCAGACCAAATACCTTGAAATAGAAGGAAAAGCCGGCTTAGCCGCCAACCAAGAGGGCGAGGCATTCCGCAAGGAAAACCCTATTGTGAACGACCTCCCTTACAGTAATTATTTATATACGATTGGATACCAAAACGATAATTCAGACCCTTCCGGAAATTCCATTATCGTCACAATTGACGCCCCAAGCGGCTATCGAAATGCCGCCGTACGACAGATACGCGCACTTGGCTATGACCCCGCCACATTAAAAATAGAATTTAGAAACTACGAAAGCCCATTCTAATATGAACAAAAGAATTATCATCACAATAGTAATCGTCGTGGCACTTCTTATTGCTGCTGCCAGTGTCACTTTTTATCTGCTTTCTTTTCGAAACGTGACCTTCACATTCAAAAAAACGGACCTTACGGCGAATATTTATCGTTCGGACGATACGGATAAAAAAAATAAGCTCGCCGATGTAAAAAATAATGAAACCATACGGCTCCAAGAAGGTAATTACGCAGCCTTCGCTTCGGGCGATAATTACGACCGAGCAGCGGTTTACTTTTCCGTTAACAAGGGAGATGCAACCGTCACTATTGACCCGAGCTATTCGGATACGTATCTGAAACGCGCACTTACGGGAGAACTGCCGGCCATAAAGGCCGCACTCATCAAAGCATTTCCTTTTGTTGCGACATCATTCGATATAAATGATGGCAAGCTCTACAAGGAAGGGGAGTGGTATGCCACAGCCCTCACGCAACGTCCTGCCGACCCACGCGACGAAGGCGACGTTTACTACACAATACTAAAAAAAGAAAACGATACGTGGACAGTCATCGGAAAGCCTAGCCTTGTGCTTACAACTGTCGACTTCAAAGATGTCCCTGCCGACATCATCAAGGACGCCAATCATATTGGTGAATAGCCTACTCTAATTTGGTAATAATACTCGCAGGAATACGGCTGCCACTCGTGGCGGAGGTAATGATAATTTGATGAGATTTCGTGAGCGTAGTTAGCTGTTTTTGGCGCTCTTCGTCAAGCTCGCTAAAAACATCATCAAGAAGTACGACTGGCTTTTCGCTTGTTACCTGCTCGATAATATCGATTTCGAGAAACTTAAGTGCCAGCACGATACTCCGCACCTCACCTCGTGAGGCCACCGAAAGAGCAGGGGAACCATTAAATTCAAAGAGAACATCATGACGATGCGGTCCAACTGACGTGAATCCCAGCACAAGATCCTTCTGAGTTGCATGGTGAAGCTCGCTCAGTAACTTCTGCTGAATTGAATCACCTGCTGAAAATGAATAGCGCATCGAGACCGTATCCGGCTTGTGTGCAATTGCATGATAGGTTTCATTCAAACGCTCGTTGAGTTGTTCAATAAAATGGATTCTTTTTTCAATAATCGTTGCGCCATATTCGCTCAAGGTAAGGTTCCATGCAAAAAAATCATCGCTTGATGCCTGCTTTTTAAGAAGAGCGTTGCGCTGCCTTAAAGAGCGCTCGTAGCGGCGCAGTACTGATGCGTAAGAAACATCGATTTGTGATATGAACTGGTCTATAAAGCGTCGCCGTCGCTCTGGCGAACCATTGAGCAAACGAAGATCATCGGGCTCAAATAAAACAACCGGGTAACGGAGTGCGGGCGGAAGACGATACTGATTTTTGTCATTAATATTGAATTGCTTTCGCCCAGTCTGTTTTCGGCTATCAAATTTAACCGTGCGCACGGTACCATCATCAAACCCCACATCGATTCGATACCACTCCTTAGTACGCTCGACGATATCTTTATCCGATCCCTTAAATGAAGAGCCTTGAAGCGCCACATAAAGCGCCTCAAGAAGTGAAGTCTTGCCGCTTCCATTCGCTCCAGTAATGACGGTAACGTCCGGGGCAAGCTTCAATGTGAAATCGGGGTGGGCCCTTACGTGCCGAACATGCAATGATTGGATCCGGGGCATTCTAGCTCTTCAGCGGCATAATAATATGCCTATAGTTCACATTATCGCCCTTGGCGGCTAACACGCATGCCGCAAGCTTACCACTAAAGCGGAAGGTAACTACGTCACCCTCAATCACAGCAAGCGCATCGCTAAGGTAGCGCGAATTAAGCGTTACTTGGCCATCATCAGAAATCTCGGCATCTGCGCTTGATGTATTCTCACCCAATTCAGATGCTATAGAGTGAATAGACAGCTGTTGGTTTTCCTTATCGGCCGTCAGCGTCACACTTCCACCGGATTCACGTGCAAATAGTCCGGCAATTTTTGTTACTCGTACGAATTCACTCGCGTTCAGTGTTGTATTCGTATCCGATTTTTCAGGGATAAGCTGGCGATAATCCGGATAGTTTCCGTCGATCAATCGGCTGGTTACCTCGCTTTCGCCAACACGGAATCGCACCTGTGTCTCATCAAACAGGATATCCACTTCCGAGACATCATCGGTCAGTGTTCGAAGTACCTCTTGGAGCGTCGTTGTTGGAATAATCGCCGCCACCTCGCTGGTCGTCTCAACCAACCTTCGCTCCGCAAGACGATATCCGTCCGTAGCCGCCAGATACAGACTTCCCTCAAAAGAGTGCCAATACACGCCCGTAAGCACTGGGCGCGTGCTATCATTGCTTGCTGTAATAATAGTTTGAGAAACTGCCTGCTTGAAATCTGTGGTACTGATGCTGTATTGAATCGAAGACGTCTCGTCGATTGTAGGGAGCTCGGGAAATTCGTCTGCCACCACACCGTTGATAACGGATTTGAAACTTCCTGATGAAATATGGAGGTGGCTATCATCGGTTACTTTTAATTCGACTGTACCTTTAGGAAGGCTCGACACAAACTCACTCACTAAGCGGGCGGGGATGGTAATTGCTCCTGGAGTCGCTATTTTAGCGCCGATATGCTGAGTAGAAGCAACTTCAAGGTTTGTCGCTGCTATGAGTAACCGGTTGCTATCTGTTCTTAGTAAGATGTTACTGAGTATGGGGAGTCCTGTCTTACTGCTTGCTACTCGTCCCACGTTACTGAGTGCTTTGGCGAGATTTTCTTGGGTAACGGTGAGTTCCATTATTATATACTGCCTTTCTTTCTTTTTCCTTTGGTAAAGGTAATAGTAGGTGCTGTGGAAACTGGGTAAAAATAGTGTTCACCCAGAGGTAAAAGTTGCATTTTTGGTGTGGATAGATGCTGTGGATGAATGAGGGTAAGTGTGTGCGTAGCTCGGACTTTTACACGGTCTATAACTTTGCTTAGTTGCCTAGTAAGGCAAACTGGGGAAAGTTGTACTATGGTTTTACGCTGTTGTTTACTCCGGAAACGCACAGCTTTTCCACATACTTTAAGCATACAACTTCTCCCGTATTTCAGCCACTTGCTCCCTGACTAGCAGATCTAGCTTAACGGCTTTTTCAATTTTCTCAACTGAATGAATTGCGGTGGTGTGGTCTTTTCTGCCAAGTTCGCCCGCGATCCTTGGAAAACTAAGGTGGAGCTCGCTGCGAAGTAAATACATAGCGATTTGTCGGGGAACAACGATGTGTTTGTCGCGTTTGGCGCTACAGATCTCTTTTATTTCGATTTGGAAGTGGCGCGCAGTTTTATCGATGATTTGCTTGGGTGTGAGGTGCTGGGGTCGAGAGTGTCGTACGTTTCCGATGATGCCTTCGGCGATGGTAATATCTGGCGTGACGCCGCGCATTTCTGCATACGCAAGCAGCTGGTTGAGCGCGCCTTCAAGCTCGCGGACGTTGGTTTTTATATTATTTGCCAAGTATTCGGTTGTTTCGCGGGCAAGCTCAATACCTGAAAGCGAAGCTTTTGTTTGTACGATCGCGCATCTTGTTTCAAAATCAGGCATTTGGATATCGATAGCCATGCCCCACTCAAAACGGCTACGAAGACGCTCGGTCAAGGTGGGAATACTCTTTGGCGGCTTATCGCTACTGATAATGAGCTGCTTGTTAGATTGATGAAGCGCATTAAAAGTATGGAAGAATTCTTCTTGAGTTTTTTCTTTGCCGGCAATAAATTGCATGTCGTCCACAATAAGAACGTCAACATTACGGTATTTATCGGAAAAACCCTTTTTTTTGAAACGAATACTCTCAAGGAACTCTTTTACAAACGTTTCGGTACTTATGTAAAGAATACGCGAATCCGGCTGAGTTTTTGCAATTTCATTTCCTACAGCTTGCATGAGGTGTGTTTTACCAAGGCCGACGCCGCCATAAAGAAAGAGGGGATTATATTTAACTCCAGGATTACTTGCGACTGCTTGACAGGCCGCATAAGCTAAGTCGTTACTTCCACCGACAATAAAATTTGAAAAAGTATACCGTGGATTCAATCCGGTCTCGCTACCGCCCGACGTTGTAACGCTTCGAGGGCGGGGAGCAGAACTAATAAGTTCATCAACTCGATTTTCGGCTGTCGTTGTTTCTCGGCTGATTGTTTTTTTGCCCGTTGTTTTTATCGTGTAAACGATATTTTGAGGAGTAAGACCATTTTTTTCGAGAACTGTCTTGACTTGATCGTTAAACTTAACTTCAAATTGTCGCTTGGCAAAGATATTTGCAACGGCGATAGTGACGGTATCATCAGAAACGTCAATAAGTTCTGTATTTTTGAACCACGTTGTGAAGATACCATGTGATACCGACAGTTCAATTTCACCTAAAACACTTTGCCACAACGCATGTTGCATAATTAAAAACCTTCCCCCTAGGAGGTATCCCTCAAATCTCGTACTTCTTTTACTATAGCGCCTGGACGAGTTTTCCACAACCATAACAGGATATAGAATTTAGGGGCTGTGTAGAGGGACCATTTTTCCACAGCCGCTGCCTATATCATATAAACTTGTGGATAAAACGACCAAATATGTGGAAAAACTAGTGAGCGACAGAGAGGGGACTTGCGAAAAGCGGCAAAATTAGCTACAATATATCAGATATGCCAAAGCGAACACACCAACCACATACCCGACACCGCGCTCGTACCCATGGATTCCGCGCACGCGTCGCCACGAAAGCCGGTCGCGCCGTTATTAAGCGCCGCCGCGCCAAAGGTCGTGCACGGCTGACTGTCTAGCGGTAGTCTCACAAATAAGAATACACCTCTTTTGCGAGGTGTATTTTGTTTTTTACAGTATAATAAAACTACTTTATGTTATCATTCCAGCACAGATTTCACGGACATGGCAGTTTGCGGTATGTTTACAAAAACGGAACGGCCATTCGATCACATCTTTTTACAGTCAAGTACGTGTCTAACCCTCATCGTAGGCATTCGCGTTTTTCTATTGTCGTAAGCAAGAAGGTGTATAAGGGTGCAGTTGGGAGAAACCGCATTCGCCGCCGCTTGTATGAGATTATTCGTGCAGAACTTCCAAAGATAGAGCGTGTTCACGATGTTGCGGTTATAGTCTCCTCAAGTGAAGTTA from Candidatus Saccharimonadales bacterium includes:
- a CDS encoding PEGA domain-containing protein, which produces MTPTLFTRHRILIISLLVIAVIVIPVFYFVYTSIERAGKTQVTLIALPEDASLTIDGKPTGPGTLYLKPGSYTIKGEKNGFTTYEHREVIENDNRTITVVLNPVSDEAKKWTQQNQTKYLEIEGKAGLAANQEGEAFRKENPIVNDLPYSNYLYTIGYQNDNSDPSGNSIIVTIDAPSGYRNAAVRQIRALGYDPATLKIEFRNYESPF
- the recF gene encoding DNA replication and repair protein RecF (All proteins in this family for which functions are known are DNA-binding proteins that assist the filamentation of RecA onto DNA for the initiation of recombination or recombinational repair.); this translates as MPRIQSLHVRHVRAHPDFTLKLAPDVTVITGANGSGKTSLLEALYVALQGSSFKGSDKDIVERTKEWYRIDVGFDDGTVRTVKFDSRKQTGRKQFNINDKNQYRLPPALRYPVVLFEPDDLRLLNGSPERRRRFIDQFISQIDVSYASVLRRYERSLRQRNALLKKQASSDDFFAWNLTLSEYGATIIEKRIHFIEQLNERLNETYHAIAHKPDTVSMRYSFSAGDSIQQKLLSELHHATQKDLVLGFTSVGPHRHDVLFEFNGSPALSVASRGEVRSIVLALKFLEIDIIEQVTSEKPVVLLDDVFSELDEERQKQLTTLTKSHQIIITSATSGSRIPASIITKLE
- the dnaN gene encoding DNA polymerase III subunit beta, which translates into the protein MELTVTQENLAKALSNVGRVASSKTGLPILSNILLRTDSNRLLIAATNLEVASTQHIGAKIATPGAITIPARLVSEFVSSLPKGTVELKVTDDSHLHISSGSFKSVINGVVADEFPELPTIDETSSIQYSISTTDFKQAVSQTIITASNDSTRPVLTGVYWHSFEGSLYLAATDGYRLAERRLVETTSEVAAIIPTTTLQEVLRTLTDDVSEVDILFDETQVRFRVGESEVTSRLIDGNYPDYRQLIPEKSDTNTTLNASEFVRVTKIAGLFARESGGSVTLTADKENQQLSIHSIASELGENTSSADAEISDDGQVTLNSRYLSDALAVIEGDVVTFRFSGKLAACVLAAKGDNVNYRHIIMPLKS
- the dnaA gene encoding chromosomal replication initiator protein DnaA gives rise to the protein MQHALWQSVLGEIELSVSHGIFTTWFKNTELIDVSDDTVTIAVANIFAKRQFEVKFNDQVKTVLEKNGLTPQNIVYTIKTTGKKTISRETTTAENRVDELISSAPRPRSVTTSGGSETGLNPRYTFSNFIVGGSNDLAYAACQAVASNPGVKYNPLFLYGGVGLGKTHLMQAVGNEIAKTQPDSRILYISTETFVKEFLESIRFKKKGFSDKYRNVDVLIVDDMQFIAGKEKTQEEFFHTFNALHQSNKQLIISSDKPPKSIPTLTERLRSRFEWGMAIDIQMPDFETRCAIVQTKASLSGIELARETTEYLANNIKTNVRELEGALNQLLAYAEMRGVTPDITIAEGIIGNVRHSRPQHLTPKQIIDKTARHFQIEIKEICSAKRDKHIVVPRQIAMYLLRSELHLSFPRIAGELGRKDHTTAIHSVEKIEKAVKLDLLVREQVAEIREKLYA
- the rpmH gene encoding 50S ribosomal protein L34 yields the protein MPKRTHQPHTRHRARTHGFRARVATKAGRAVIKRRRAKGRARLTV
- the rnpA gene encoding ribonuclease P protein component is translated as MLSFQHRFHGHGSLRYVYKNGTAIRSHLFTVKYVSNPHRRHSRFSIVVSKKVYKGAVGRNRIRRRLYEIIRAELPKIERVHDVAVIVSSSEVMSLPFSELEESLAAAFDQAGLYKKR